A region from the Microcebus murinus isolate Inina chromosome 3, M.murinus_Inina_mat1.0, whole genome shotgun sequence genome encodes:
- the LOC105884431 gene encoding small ribosomal subunit protein eS12-like, with translation MAKDGIAAGGVMDVNTALQEVLKTALIHDSLAREIRQAAKALDKHQAHLCVLASNCYEPMYVKLVEALCAEHPINLIKVDDKKLGEWVGLCKIDREGKPRKVVSCSCVVVKDYGKESQAKDVIEEYFKCKK, from the coding sequence ATGGCCAAGGATGGCATTGCTGCTGGAGGTGTAATGGACGTTAATACTGCTTTACAAGAGGTGCTGAAGACCGCCCTCATCCACGATAGCCTTGCACGTGAAATTCGCCAAGCTGCCAAAGCCTTAGACAAGCACCAAGCCCATCTTTGTGTGCTTGCATCCAACTGTTATGAACCCATGTATGTCAAGTTGGTGGAGGCCCTTTGTGCTGAACATCCAATCAACCTAATTAAGGTTGATGACAAGAAACTAGGGGAATGGGTAGGCCTTTGTAAAATTGACAGAGAAGGGAAACCCCGTAAGGTGGTTAGTTGCAGTTGTGTAGTAGTTAAGGACTATGGCAAAGAATCTCAAGCCAAGGATGTCATCGAAGAGTACTTCAAATGCAAGAAGTGA